CCAGCCGGAACAGGCGCATCGCCCGCAGAAACCGCAGGTCGAGCGCCGCCGCCGGAACAAAGAACGGCGCGATCGCGAGCAGGTCGATCAACGCGAGCGGACGGAGCATGTAGCGCAGCCGGCCGCGTACCGCGCCCCGGTACCGCGGGTCCTCCACGCACGACCAGACGCGGGCGAGATACTCCACACTGAAGACCGCCACCGAAAACACCTCGAATGCGCGGAACTCCGCTTCCCACCGCGCCTCCAGTTCCGGCACGGATCCAAGGATGACGGCCAGCACGTTCGCCGCGATCAGCGCAAGGATGAAGATGCCGAACCGGCGGCTCGCGGCGTCGCCCGCGCGGGGGGCCTCCGTAATCTGCAGCACGCGAAGCCGGGAGATCATCGGCGCTCATCAGAATGGGAGGCGCTCATTGTTTCCATCAACATTGAGGTCGTCGTCAGAGCCCGCCGGATGGGCAGCCGTGCGGAGAATCAGAGAATAGAATAGTCGGGGGGACAAAAAAAAGAACGCGATCGGATCGGCCGGGAGGGCAACGACGACAGGGCCGGCGACGCGCGCCGGCCCTGCGTTCGATCGTGTGCTTCAGGGGAGAACGGGTGCGCCCATGGCGGCCCACTCTTCGGCGGCGGGGCCGTACACGCCCGGGACCGTGAGACCGGCCTGCCGCATCAGCACCGTCATCTGCCCGCGGTGGTGCGCCTGGTGCAGCATCAGCGCCGAAAGCACGGTGCCCTTCTTCCACACGTCGCCGTACATCATCAACTCCTCACCCAGCACCTCGTCCGTCCAGGCGGCGCGCACCACGTCGGGAAGCGATGCGGCCGCTTCCTCGTACGCGCGCGTGATCTCGGCGGCGGAGGTGGGCGTGGGCGAATGCTGCTCGGGGCCGGTCACGCCCGGTACGCCCGCCGTCTCCATCAGCTCGCGTACGGTTTCGGTCACGTGCCAGGCAAGTCGGCCCAGCGTGCGCCCCTCGGCGCCCACGCGCTGGTTGAGCGACTCATCCGTCAGGCGGGAGAACAGGTTGACCGTGGACTGCGAATCACGCTTCCAGTCGCTCACGAAATCGTTGATGCGGCGGTACATGGCGGATTGGGGTACGGGTGTGGGAGATACCGCGGAAAGAAAGTGCCCAGAAGAGAAACCGAAGTGCCCCGTGCTCACGACCGAGTGCCCCGGGAAGAACCGATCAGGCCCGGGGCCTCCGTTCACTTTCGTACTTTCGTACTTTCGTACTTTCGTACTTTCGTACTTTCGTACTGCTACTCCAGCACGATCAGCACCGCGCCCTTGTCCACCGTCTGGCCGGGCGCGACGGCGATGCTGGCGACCACGCCGTCCGCGGGGGCCTTGAGCTCGTTTTCCATCTTCATCGCCTCCACGACAACCACGCCCTGGCCCGCGCGCACGGTCTGGCCCACCTCGACCTCCACCTTGAGCACCAGCCCCGGCATGGGCGCCAGGATGGTCTTGTCGGCCACGTCGTCGGCGCCGCCGGTCATTTCGCGGATGGCGCGGGTGCGTTCGTCCACGGCGTCGGCGGTCAGGCGGTCCGCGCCCAGCGCCAGGTGCCAGCGGCCCTTGCGGTCGCCCGCGCTGACGGCAAAGGCGTACGAACGGTCGCCCGCGATCAGGTGGCGCGTCCGCGTGCCCGGAAGGGTGGAAAGCTGCGCCTCCATGGGCGTGCCGTCCACCACCGGCGTGGCGCCCGTAAGGTCCACTTCCACCTCACGTCCGGCGATCGTAACGAAGTAGCGCATGCGGTGCGTTCCGCGGTCAGATGAAGGAATGGTTTCGGCCGCAGCAAGGTGCGCCCGCGACGACGGAGCCGCAAGCCCGCCGGGAGCCCATCGTCCGCCGCGGCTCTTGACGGGCGCGGTTCCGCCACGCATCGTGCAAACAACCTTATCCGACACAATACCGGACGGCACCGATTCCCACCCTTCGCTGGGCGGGCGCATTCCCGTCCGGCGCGGATGATGGTTGATTCACGCGGGCGCTGGCGATCCACGGAACGGGCGAGAGCCGATGAGAAAGCTGCTGCTGGACCCCGACGACCTGCGGGTCGATTCGTTTGAGACTGCACGTTCGGCCGCGGACGCGCGCGGCACCGTGCGCGCCAACGACGAACGCGGTCCGTGCACGCACCCCGCCGGCGGCGTGCACGCGGACGCCACCGGGCGCGCCTGCCCGTCCGTGCAGAACTGCGGCTCGCTCTACACCGTCTGCGGTTGCAGCGTCACCTCCTGCGACGACGAGCTGGTCCTGCACTGAAAGCGCCGCGCCAACGGGCAACGGGCCGCCGGACGCGATCGTCCGGCGGCCCGTTGTTTTCCGCCGAATATGGCCTATCCGTCCTGTTTGCTTGACGTGCGCCTTTCACGCCGGGAACTTGGGATGTCGCACCTCCCAACCCGCCGCGCTCCCCCGAACGCCGCGCGGGATTCTGCTCCATCCGCCACACCGGTTCATCCCCATGAAGAAGCTCAAGCTGCAGATCGACTCCCTCCAGGTGCAGTCGTTCGATACCACCAACGGCGGCCAAGGCGAGCGCGGCACCGTCCGGGCCCAGGGCGACAGCGAGGACTTCGGCTGCACGTGGATCTGCATCACGCTCAGCTGCCTCTGCGGCAACACCGAAAAACTGCTCTGCTCGGCGGCCGGTTGCCCCGTGGTGGCGGAGCAGGACCAAGCCGGCTGATCCCCCGCTCAGCCGTACGACGGGCCGCCGGACGCAATCGTCCGGCGGCCCGTTTCCGTCATCAGCCGTACATTCCGCTCAGGCGCGAACGGACATCCGACGGCGATCCACGTGCCTCTTTCACGAACGCTTGCCGGCGGTACCGAATCACTCAGCTACACAAGCTGAACCGATCGACGCAGGCGCTGCTCCTCGTTGAGAGGACGCGGCCGACAAGATCATTGACATGTTCCTAATCCGACGTAATATGTTTTCATCTTGGTCGGCGGCCGCAGCCAGTCCGGCAGGCGCGCCCCCGAACTCCCGCCTGCGACGGATGCCATGAAGAAGCTGAAGCTCAACCTCGAGAACCTGCGGGTAGACTCCTTTGAGACGGCGCGCGATGCCACGGGGATGACGGGAACCGTGCGCGCCAATGGTGAAACGTATCCCTGCACGCAGCCCATCACCTGCGTGCGAGTGGAGCCGACCGGGGGAGCCTGCCAGTCCATGCAGAACTGCGGCGGATCGGTGTTCACCGTCTGCGCCTGCAGCGTGACGTCGTGTACGACGGACCTGATCGAGCACTGACATTATCCCCGCGAAGCAGACGGGCCGCCGGAGGTTGGCACCAGCTCGCTCCCGAAGGTTAGGACCCTGAAAAAAGGCAAGGTCGCATGCGCTCGCCCAAGCTGACCGTCGAATCTCTCGCTGTCGAGACGTTCGAGGTGAACGAAGTACAGGTACACTTCGATTCCACCTTTACCACGGGGGGACCGTGGTTCTGTGCGGAAAACTGTGCGCCCGACACCGACCCCCACTACTGCTGACGCGGCATCGGCGAAAGCAGACGGGCCGCCGGACGATTGCGTCCCGGCGGCCCGTTTTCCGTTATCGACCAAAGATCCTGCTCAGGCGCGGACCAGCAGCACCACCGATTCCACGTGCGCCGTCTGCGGAAACAGGTCGAACGAGCGCAGGCTCTCCATGCGGTAGCCGGGGCCCAGGCGCCTGATGTCGCGCGCGAGCGTGGCGGGGTTGCAGGAGATGTAGATGATGCGCTCCGCCGGCTGGGCGGCCAGCGCGTCCGCCGCCTCCGCCGCGATGCCCGCGCGTGGCGGGTTCAGGATGACGAGGTCCGCGGGAAGATGCTCCGCCAGCACGGCTTCCACGTATCCCGAGATGAAGACGGCGCCCTCCGGCGCGCTCCTGCGCGCCTCGGCCACGGCGTCGGGATCCAGTTCGATTCCCGTCACCCGCGCGCCGGCCCGCGCGAGGCGACGCGCGTGCAGCCCCACGCCGCAGTACGCGTCCACCACCGTCCTGCCCGCCACGTCGCCCACGAGCGAAAGGACGTGCGCCTCCAGCAGTTCCGCCGCCGCGCGGTTCACCTGCAGAAAGGCGGCGCCGCTCAGCTCCACCGTCTCGTCGCCCCACGTTTCCGGCAGCCCCGGCGCGCCCGCGATCAGCTCCGCCTTGTTCTCCCCCGGGCGGTGCCAGATGGCCACCAGCCCGGGGACGGCGGCGATCAGCTCCAGCGGCCGCCCCGGGTGGAATCCGCCTTCCACGAGCAGCGACACCTCGCCATTCGCCGAGGCGCGCAGCGTGAGCCGCAGCTGCGCGCCGGAAGGAAGGCGCCGCGCGTCCGGGCCCCAGTTGGCGCGGATGCCGTCCCACACGCGCGCGATCGCCTCCTCGAACAGCAGGCAGCTTCCGTCCAGGTCCACGATCTCGTCCGGCGCGCCGAGCGCGTGGAACCCCGCCTCCACGCGGCCGTGCTCCGTCCTGCGCAGCGCGAAGCTCACGCGGTTGCGGTAGCGGAACTCGCGCGGGGACGGCACCACCTCCGGCGCCTCCACCGCCACCCCGCCGATGCGCGTCAACGCGTCGCCCACGATGCGGCCCTTTGCCGCCAGCTGTGCGTCGTACGTGAGGTGCTCCAGCGTGCACCCGCCGCACCGCGCGTAAAACGGGCACACCGCTTCCCGCCGCTCCGGCGACGGCTCGATGACGCGCAGCAGCGTCCCGCGCGTCCACCGGTCGCGCGTCTCCGTCAACTGCACCTCGGCCAGGTCGCCCGGCGCGGTGCGGTGGACAAAGCAGACGCGCCCGTCCGCCAGCCGCCCCACTCCTTCCCCGCCCGCGGCGATGGAATCGATGCGCAGCTGCACCGGCGGTCGTGGCCGGCGCGGCCCGGGAGCCGGGCGCGCCGAACGTCCCCGGTCGCGCCCGCCGCGGCGGTCGCTCACCGGTTTCTCCATCCGCGCTGGCGCCATCCGCTCACCGGCGCGGCGGCCGCGGCGGTGCCGGCGCGCGGCATGGCGCGGTGCGTACGGCGCTCTTCCTCCAGCAGCGCGGCGGCCAGGGCGGCGGCGCGGATGGTGTCCTCATCCGGCTGCGCCGTCATCAGGTCCTCGTGCCGCTCCAGGTACTTGATGTCCAGCCGGCCCTCGCGGAACTCCGGCTCGTCCATCACCCGCAGGTGGAACGGAACGCTCGTATCCACGCCCTCCACGCGCAGTTCGGCCAGCGCGCGCTTCATCCGGTCCACCGCCTCGATGCGCGTGGGCGCATGCACGATCAGCTTGGCCAGCATGGGATCGTAGAACAGCCCCACTTCCACGCCCGGGGTGATGCCGCCGTCCCAGCGCACGCCGGGGCCGCTGGGGATAAGCAGGTTCTGGATGCGCCCGGTGGACGGCATGAAGTTGTTGGCCGGGTCCTCCGAGGTGATGCGGCACTCGATGGCGTGCCCCGTGAACGTGATGTCGTCCTGCGCAAACGGCAGCTTCTCGCCCGCGGCAATGCGGATCTGCCACTGCACCAGGTCGATCCCGGTCACCAGTTCCGTCACCGGATGCTCCACCTGAATGCGCGTGTTCATCTCCAGAAAGAAGAACTCGCCGTTCTGGTACAGGCACTCCACCGTCCCCGCGCCCTCATAGTTCACGGCACGCGCGGCGGCGACGGCCATGGCGCCCATGGCCGCGCGCTCGTCCGGCGTCAGGACCGCGGACGGAGCTTCTTCAATGAGCTTCTGGTGGCGGCGCTGGATGCTGCACTCGCGCTCGCCCAGGTGCAGCGTGGTGCCGTGCCGGTCCGCCAGCAGCTGGATTTCAATGTGCCGCGGGCCTTCCAGGAACTTCTCGATGTAGACGCTGCGGTCGCCGAACGCCGACTGCGCCTCATTGCCGGCGGACTCGAACGCCTTTTCGATCTCGTCCTCGCCGCGCACGATGCGCATTCCCTTGCCGCCACCGCCCGCCGCGGCCTTGAGCAGCACGGGATAGCCGATTTCGCCGGCCACGCGGCGCGCCTCGGCCGCATCGGCCAGCGCCTCCTTGGTGCCGGGGACGACGGGTACGCCCGCGTCGATCATCCGGGCGCGCGCGGCGGTCTTGTCGCCCATGGCCGTCACCGCGTCGGGCGACGGGCCGATGAACACGAGCCCCGCGTCGCGCACGGCCTGGATGAAGTGCGCGCGCTCGGAGAGGAAGCCGTAGCCGGGGTGGATGGCTTGGGCGCCGCACCGTTTGGCGACGTCGATGAGGACGTCGGCCTTGAGGTAGCTCTGCGCGCTGGGCGCGGGACCGATGAGGTACGCCTCGTCGGCGGCCAGGACGTGGGGGGCCAGGCGGTCCGCCTCGGAGTACACGGCGACGGCCTTGACTCCCAGTTCGTGCGCGGCGCGAATGACGCGCAGGGCGATCTCGCCGCGGTTGGCGATCAGGATCTTGTTGAACACGCGGCCCTTGCGGCTTGACGTGGACGGACGGGCGCGGGCGCCGGCCCCGCGAAAGGCGTCCAAGGTACAACCCGCCCGCCAAGTTCGCGAGCGGTGCGGGCCCTCACCCCGCGCGCTGCGCGCGACGACCCTCTCCCACGAACGGATGTGGGAGAGGGAGCACACCCCAGTATCGGGCGTTCCGGACGAGGCGGCGCGGGCGGAAAGGCCCCCTCCCCCCAGCCCCCCCAGCCCCCTCCACCCGCTCCGCGGGAGAGGGGGAGCCGCTCGGCGCGGGAACAGGCCACCGCGCGCGGCCGCAACTCTCGCCCGGCGGTTGAAACCGCGCGTCGAACTATGAGGCGTTCGCCTGCGCGGACTGCGGGGACGGCTTTGTTCGTGATCGCGGGACGCAGTTGAAGCCCCGAACCGGACGCGCCAGCGGCCGGTGTCGGGGGTTCCCGCTGTTTGAGCGGCGGATTCATTCGCTCAGGGAGGCATGGGATGCTCAGGGAGGCATGGACGCTCACCGAGGTGTGGATGCTCAGACGGCCGGTGATCCGCGGACCGGCTTACTCCAGCGCGATCCGCCCGTGCGCGATGTCATCCCAGAACTCCGGCAGGTTGGGGACGGCGCGCAGGGCGGCGGCCTTCCCGCGATCGGTGAGCACCTCCGTCATGTACCGCAGCGTAATGCCGTGGTCCGGCCGCTCCAGCACGCGCACGGCATCGCCCGCGCCTACTTCGCCCTCCTGCACGACACGGAAGTACGCGCCCGGCCGGCCCGCGCGCTGAAACCGCCTCGGGAAATGCGCATCTCCCACGCGAAGGCCGAGCTTGAAGCAGGGCATCCTAGGCTGCGCGATCTCCAGCACGGTGGATCCAACGCTCCACCGTTCCCCCACCAGCGCGGCCGAGAGGTCGATGCCATCCACGGTCAGGTTCTCGCCGAACAGGCCGGGAGGCGTGTCGAATCCCTCCTCTTCTCGCCAGAAGTCGTAATCCTCGCGAGAGTAGGCGTACACTGCCTTGTCCGGCCCGCCATGCACCGTGCGGTCCGCCTGATCGTCCCCCGCGAAGTTGACGCAGCGAAGGGCCACGCGGCCCTCCACCGGCGCCTTCCAGATCCCCGTCGTCACGAGCCGGCCGCGCCACTCCACCTCGCGGACGGCCCCGACGTTTACGTGCAGAATGCGGGAATCAGGCATCAGGAAAGCCGTGCTCGGGGTGACCGGTGACCATCAGGACGGCGGCGGCGATCGCGAGACGCCCGCGTGCGATCCGCGGTACAGGACGAGTGACCGCGGCGTGAACCTCATCCGGCGGAACCGTTCGCGATCAGTGTACAGAATCAGAGGTGCCCGGCGCCACGCACGCGATGCACCGCGTCATGAGCGGCGGCTTTCGACCGCTCACAAATCGGCGCAGCGACTCACAGTATCCGACATCGCACAAGACGAATCCGTTCCTTCTCTCCGACCGCCCCGTGACACGGTATCAGGCGACGCGTGACAGCGGACCCGTGAATTGAATCCACTTGCCGGCGCGTCCACCAGCGACCGCCATCCATTCTTCACGACCGCACCAGGAAGCACATGCGGAAA
This Longimicrobium terrae DNA region includes the following protein-coding sequences:
- a CDS encoding DinB family protein, which gives rise to MYRRINDFVSDWKRDSQSTVNLFSRLTDESLNQRVGAEGRTLGRLAWHVTETVRELMETAGVPGVTGPEQHSPTPTSAAEITRAYEEAAASLPDVVRAAWTDEVLGEELMMYGDVWKKGTVLSALMLHQAHHRGQMTVLMRQAGLTVPGVYGPAAEEWAAMGAPVLP
- a CDS encoding MOSC domain-containing protein; this encodes MPDSRILHVNVGAVREVEWRGRLVTTGIWKAPVEGRVALRCVNFAGDDQADRTVHGGPDKAVYAYSREDYDFWREEEGFDTPPGLFGENLTVDGIDLSAALVGERWSVGSTVLEIAQPRMPCFKLGLRVGDAHFPRRFQRAGRPGAYFRVVQEGEVGAGDAVRVLERPDHGITLRYMTEVLTDRGKAAALRAVPNLPEFWDDIAHGRIALE
- a CDS encoding pinensin family lanthipeptide; translated protein: MKKLKLNLENLRVDSFETARDATGMTGTVRANGETYPCTQPITCVRVEPTGGACQSMQNCGGSVFTVCACSVTSCTTDLIEH
- a CDS encoding methyltransferase domain-containing protein, giving the protein MSDRRGGRDRGRSARPAPGPRRPRPPVQLRIDSIAAGGEGVGRLADGRVCFVHRTAPGDLAEVQLTETRDRWTRGTLLRVIEPSPERREAVCPFYARCGGCTLEHLTYDAQLAAKGRIVGDALTRIGGVAVEAPEVVPSPREFRYRNRVSFALRRTEHGRVEAGFHALGAPDEIVDLDGSCLLFEEAIARVWDGIRANWGPDARRLPSGAQLRLTLRASANGEVSLLVEGGFHPGRPLELIAAVPGLVAIWHRPGENKAELIAGAPGLPETWGDETVELSGAAFLQVNRAAAELLEAHVLSLVGDVAGRTVVDAYCGVGLHARRLARAGARVTGIELDPDAVAEARRSAPEGAVFISGYVEAVLAEHLPADLVILNPPRAGIAAEAADALAAQPAERIIYISCNPATLARDIRRLGPGYRMESLRSFDLFPQTAHVESVVLLVRA
- a CDS encoding acetyl-CoA carboxylase biotin carboxyl carrier protein subunit, translated to MRYFVTIAGREVEVDLTGATPVVDGTPMEAQLSTLPGTRTRHLIAGDRSYAFAVSAGDRKGRWHLALGADRLTADAVDERTRAIREMTGGADDVADKTILAPMPGLVLKVEVEVGQTVRAGQGVVVVEAMKMENELKAPADGVVASIAVAPGQTVDKGAVLIVLE
- the accC gene encoding acetyl-CoA carboxylase biotin carboxylase subunit is translated as MFNKILIANRGEIALRVIRAAHELGVKAVAVYSEADRLAPHVLAADEAYLIGPAPSAQSYLKADVLIDVAKRCGAQAIHPGYGFLSERAHFIQAVRDAGLVFIGPSPDAVTAMGDKTAARARMIDAGVPVVPGTKEALADAAEARRVAGEIGYPVLLKAAAGGGGKGMRIVRGEDEIEKAFESAGNEAQSAFGDRSVYIEKFLEGPRHIEIQLLADRHGTTLHLGERECSIQRRHQKLIEEAPSAVLTPDERAAMGAMAVAAARAVNYEGAGTVECLYQNGEFFFLEMNTRIQVEHPVTELVTGIDLVQWQIRIAAGEKLPFAQDDITFTGHAIECRITSEDPANNFMPSTGRIQNLLIPSGPGVRWDGGITPGVEVGLFYDPMLAKLIVHAPTRIEAVDRMKRALAELRVEGVDTSVPFHLRVMDEPEFREGRLDIKYLERHEDLMTAQPDEDTIRAAALAAALLEEERRTHRAMPRAGTAAAAAPVSGWRQRGWRNR